The following are encoded together in the Lathyrus oleraceus cultivar Zhongwan6 chromosome 3, CAAS_Psat_ZW6_1.0, whole genome shotgun sequence genome:
- the LOC127127710 gene encoding putative receptor protein kinase ZmPK1, translating to MKNMDFSFTLFLLLLSFSFQSSSSSSSSSSSSLRKGSSLSVEKPEDKIISPNGIFTAGFTSIGDNAYSFAIWFTQPNSLKLNNTIIWTANRDQPVNGKRSKLTLLNTGNIVLLDVSLNNVWSSNTASLKPLVLHLKNDGNLVLRELQGTKTLWQSFDSPTDTLLPGQPLTRYTKLVASISETNHSSGFYTSFFDDENIFGLHYDGRDVSSSYWPRPWLLSWDVGRSNFNSSRTAVLDSLGNFHSSDNFTFSTSDYGSVLQRIMKLDSDGIVRVYSRNNVSKNWYVSWQAFSGACLVHGICGANSTCSYSPKYGRKCSCIPGYKMKNHNDWSYGCEPMFDFTCNKSESTFLEMKNVEFYGYDFHYIEVCNYSTCEDLCIQDCNCVAFQHSFWEKKGFYRCFTKTQLQNGRLIPSFKGSTYLRLLRGNSFSREESSFPSNHVCLEKLQRVYVKESENQYVKFFLWFVTASGAFEMVCIFAVWCSLCRSRQKTNADQHGYHLAEIGFRKFSYLELKKATKGFSQEIGRGGGGVVYKGVLSDQRHAAIKRLYNAQQGEGEFLAEVGIIGRLNHMNLIEMWGYCAEGKYRLLVYEYMENGSLSENLSSNKLDWSKRYKIALAIARVLAYLHEECLEWILHCDIKPQNILLDSNFQPKLADFGLSKLQNRNNVKNLSVSTIRGTRGYMAPEWIFNLPITSKVDVYSYGIVVLEMITGKSPTTGFKVVNGEKESVGRLATWVREKKGSSDSWLEEIVDDEIGLNYDKNKMEIMAKVALDCVVDERDSRPTMSRVVEMLQYHGTDAQ from the coding sequence ATGAAAAATATGGATTTCTCATTCACACTATTTCTTCTACTATTATCCTTTTCTttccaatcttcatcttcttcatcttcatcatcatcatcatccttGAGAAAAGGTTCATCCCTCTCAGTAGAAAAACCAGAAGACAAAATCATCTCACCAAATGGCATCTTCACTGCTGGCTTTACTTCCATTGGTGATAATGCATACTCCTTTGCCATATGGTTCACACAACCAAATTCCCTCAAACTCAACAACACAATCATTTGGACGGCGAATCGCGACCAACCGGTTAACGGAAAAAGATCCAAACTCACCCTTTTAAACACAGGAAACATTGTTTTGCTTGATGTTTCTCTAAACAATGTTTGGTCTTCAAACACTGCATCATTGAAACCATTAGTGTTACATCTCAAAAACGATGGAAATCTTGTGTTGCGTGAGCTTCAAGGAACCAAAACTCTATGGCAGAGTTTTGATTCTCCAACCGATACTCTCCTTCCTGGTCAACCGCTTACAAGATACACAAAGCTTGTAGCTTCCATAAGTGAGACTAATCATTCATCTGGCTTCTACACGTCGTTTTTCGACGATGAAAATATTTTCGGTCTTCATTACGACGGCCGCGATGTTTCTAGCTCCTATTGGCCAAGGCCATGGCTTCTAAGTTGGGATGTTGGCAGATCAAATTTCAATAGTAGCAGAACTGCAGTGTTGGACTCTCTTGGTAATTTCCATTCATCAGATAATTTCACTTTTTCAACTTCTGATTATGGATCTGTGCTGCAAAGAATAATGAAACTTGATTCTGATGGTATTGTGAGAGTTTATAGCAGAAATAATGTGTCAAAGAATTGGTATGTTTCATGGCAAGCCTTTTCTGGTGCTTGTTTGGTTCATGGAATTTGTGGAGCTAATAGTACATGTAGTTATAGTCCTAAGTATGGAAGAAAGTGCTCTTGTATTCCAGGGTATAAGATGAAGAATCATAATGATTGGTCTTATGGTTGTGAACCTATGTTTGATTTCACTTGCAATAAAAGTGAGTCAACCTTTTTAGAGATGAAGAATGTTGAGTTTTATGGTTATGACTTTCATTATATTGAAGTTTGTAACTATAGTACTTGTGAGGATTTATGCATACAAGATTGTAATTGTGTAGCATTTCAACATTCATTTTGGGAGAAAAAGGGGTTTTATAGGTGTTTTACAAAAACACAATTGCAAAATGGAAGGCTTATACCTTCCTTTAAAGGATCAACCTACTTGAGATTACTTAGAGGTAATAGCTTCTCTAGAGAAGAATCTTCTTTTCCAAGTAATCATGTTTGTTTAGAAAAACTTCAAAGAGTTTATGTCAAAGAAAGTGAAAACCAATACGTGAAGTTTTTTCTCTGGTTCGTTACTGCGAGCGGAGCTTTTGAAATGGTATGTATTTTTGCGGTTTGGTGTTCCCTATGCAGGTCGCGCCAAAAGACTAATGCAGACCAACACGGCTACCACCTTGCTGAAATAGGGTTTAGAAAATTCAGTTACTTGGAGCTCAAGAAAGCGACAAAAGGGTTCAGTCAAGAGATCGGAAGAGGCGGGGGAGGCGTTGTATACAAAGGCGTATTATCTGATCAAAGACACGCCGCGATAAAGAGACTTTACAATGCTCAACAAGGAGAAGGTGAGTTTCTCGCAGAAGTAGGCATCATTGGAAGACTTAATCACATGAATTTGATCGAAATGTGGGGATATTGTGCCGAGGGAAAGTATAGACTATTGGTATATGAGTACATGGAAAATGGTTCTTTATCCGAAAATCTATCATCTAATAAACTTGATTGGAGTAAAAGGTACAAAATTGCTTTAGCAATAGCAAGAGTTCTAGCTTATCTACATGAAGAATGTTTGGAGTGGATTTTACATTGTGATATAAAGCCACAAAACATACTTCTTGACTCTAACTTCCAACCCAAGTTAGCTGATTTTGGATTGTCTAAGCTACAAAATAGAAACAATGTCAAGAACTTAAGTGTATCTACGATTCGAGGAACAAGAGGGTACATGGCACCCGAATGGATTTTCAACTTGCCAATAACATCAAAAGTTGATGTTTATAGCTATGGAATAGTTGTGTTGGAGATGATAACAGGTAAGAGTCCAACAACAGGTTTCAAAGTAGTGAATGGTGAAAAGGAAAGTGTTGGGAGGTTGGCTACATGGGTGAGAGAGAAAAAAGGGAGTAGTGATAGTTGGTTGGAGGAAATAGTTGATGATGAAATAGGATTGAATTATGATAAAAATAAGATGGAGATAATGGCTAAAGTTGCTTTGGATTGTGTTGTGGATGAAAGAGATTCAAGACCTACTATGAGTAGAGTGGTGGAAATGCTTCAATATCATGGAACTGATGCCCAGTGA